In Leptolyngbya sp. FACHB-261, a genomic segment contains:
- a CDS encoding ABC transporter substrate-binding protein: MIVRRLFVALLLLSCLLLGSCTSQQSDVIRLTLWQGVNPPPNRDVLNELVKRFNATHPDIQVDSYYAGQADQQIPKILAAVVGGAPPDLLWFTPMLTGQLVELNAIRPLDDFLNTSSTAQELDPALRESMTFQDQAWSVPFGVNNVGVFYRPDLFAAAGITELPQTWQQFREVARRLSRDTNGDGRIDQHGIFLALGKQEFAVFTWLPFLWSAGGELLSNNLPNLETPEAAAALQLWVDLLQDGSAVLSQPERGYETDYFFAGKVAMQITGPWTLGQFKQVGVDFGVMPIPTGTKPATAIGGENLFLFKTDAKREAAAWKFAEYVISEDFQTYWATRTGYLPVNLKSRQSPEYRDFIAQQPALKVFLDQMQAGRVRPLAPTYPYLSRALGRALETSLLQKATPEQALTTAQDNLNLVLAGR; encoded by the coding sequence ATGATTGTACGCCGCCTATTTGTTGCGTTGTTGCTGTTGAGTTGTCTGCTGCTGGGCAGTTGTACCAGTCAACAGTCAGACGTGATTCGGTTAACGCTTTGGCAAGGGGTCAATCCGCCGCCTAACCGAGACGTGCTGAATGAGTTGGTCAAGCGCTTCAACGCCACTCACCCTGACATTCAAGTTGACTCGTACTACGCCGGTCAGGCCGACCAGCAAATTCCCAAGATTCTGGCGGCGGTTGTAGGCGGCGCCCCTCCTGATTTGCTGTGGTTCACGCCAATGTTGACTGGGCAACTGGTCGAGCTAAATGCCATTCGGCCTCTGGATGATTTTCTCAACACCTCAAGCACTGCCCAAGAGCTTGATCCAGCGCTACGCGAAAGCATGACCTTCCAGGATCAAGCTTGGTCTGTACCCTTCGGCGTCAACAATGTCGGTGTCTTCTATCGGCCTGACCTGTTTGCTGCAGCCGGAATTACAGAACTCCCCCAGACTTGGCAGCAATTCCGTGAGGTGGCTCGTCGGCTCAGCCGCGACACCAATGGGGATGGACGCATTGACCAACACGGTATTTTCCTGGCCCTGGGCAAACAAGAATTTGCTGTGTTTACCTGGCTACCTTTCCTATGGAGTGCGGGTGGAGAATTGCTCAGCAATAATCTGCCCAACCTGGAAACTCCAGAAGCTGCTGCCGCTCTGCAACTGTGGGTTGACCTGCTGCAAGACGGTTCGGCGGTTCTCTCGCAGCCTGAGCGCGGCTATGAGACCGACTACTTCTTTGCGGGTAAGGTAGCAATGCAGATTACGGGCCCCTGGACCCTGGGGCAGTTCAAACAGGTCGGCGTCGATTTCGGCGTGATGCCTATCCCTACGGGAACTAAGCCTGCGACTGCGATTGGTGGCGAAAATCTGTTTCTGTTCAAGACTGACGCCAAGCGTGAAGCCGCCGCCTGGAAGTTTGCTGAATATGTGATCAGCGAAGATTTTCAGACTTATTGGGCCACGCGCACCGGCTATTTGCCGGTCAATCTCAAGTCGCGTCAAAGCCCTGAGTACCGTGACTTCATTGCTCAACAGCCGGCCCTCAAGGTTTTTCTAGACCAAATGCAGGCCGGGCGCGTGCGGCCTTTGGCGCCCACCTATCCTTATCTCTCTAGAGCCCTGGGACGCGCTTTGGAAACCTCACTACTGCAGAAAGCCACACCGGAACAGGCATTGACCACCGCCCAAGACAATCTGAATCTAGTACTAGCAGGGCGTTAA
- a CDS encoding PAS domain S-box protein — MPLWIWQLPIMHPYRLRQYSVSGLTVGLALLALLQLDPWLNWQSRPFLVLLAAVLLNAHLGGVGAGLLATVLSGLGYVLFLLPASIGWSSSWPSTWLSSETLQLGLFLLEGGLLSIWLGGLNQKRTEYKQSEQVLPTALSTSETSGRPQFVELNQIYKAAPIGLCFLDTELRFICINDWLAAINGRSVAEHIGRRLGEVVPEFADAVEPLYRQVLASRLPALNVELCSCTATEPQVERTWLVSYYPVIDAQDVLLGVSTVVQDITERKQAEAALRKNEAKFRRLVEANMFGVAFGDFSGRITYANEALLRMIGHTEADVLNGQLRWDRLTPSEYLPLDAHATEELRMRGVSTPFTKEYIRQDGSRVPILLGSALLAEPYDQQETIISFYLDLIELKQIESALQRQQERLNLAQKAGKIGTFEWDIATHKITWTQELEALYGLSPGCFGGQYQNWLKALHPADRLRTGQAVRKAMRTGTPLDTEFRIYWPDGSLHWMLAKAHVFQDGSNSRLIGVNVDITERKQAEESLQETNQTLQALIQACPLAIAVFSLDNGQVKLWNPAAELIFGWSEQEVLGCFLPSVPPDKRQEFLGNLAAIRQGQSLVGIETRRQKKNGLPIELSVWAAPLQDAEGRCNCVSIVADITERKQAEVERSLLLAREQAARAQAEAANRLKDEFLATLSHELRSPLNAMLGWAQLLRTRKFNAATTERALETIERNARLQTQLVEDLLDVSRIIQGRLGLNLSPVDLVPVIEAAIETVRPAAEAKNIQVRTELPAEASLLAGDAARLQQVIWNLLSNAIKFTPSGGQVEVQLSQNDEAVQLRVSDTGRGISADFLPYVFDRFRQADNSSTRTYGGLGLGLAIVRHLVELHGGMVDASSPGEGQGATFSVVIPLPKGALSSRLQANTQTSLPTNPEAPQDLPQDPGRKPLES; from the coding sequence ATGCCGTTATGGATTTGGCAACTCCCCATCATGCACCCCTATCGCCTGCGCCAGTACAGTGTTTCAGGGTTGACTGTAGGGCTGGCGCTTCTGGCACTATTACAGCTCGACCCCTGGCTTAACTGGCAAAGTAGGCCTTTTTTGGTTCTCTTAGCAGCTGTTTTGTTGAATGCCCATTTGGGAGGTGTAGGCGCTGGTTTGCTCGCCACTGTCTTATCAGGTTTGGGCTATGTCTTGTTTTTGCTGCCTGCCTCGATTGGTTGGTCGTCCAGTTGGCCTTCTACCTGGCTATCCAGCGAAACCTTACAACTAGGATTATTTCTCTTAGAAGGCGGGCTGCTCAGTATTTGGCTAGGGGGCTTGAATCAAAAACGGACCGAGTACAAGCAATCGGAACAGGTTTTACCAACTGCCCTATCTACTAGCGAAACCTCGGGTCGGCCCCAGTTTGTTGAACTCAACCAGATTTATAAAGCTGCACCGATTGGTCTGTGCTTCCTAGATACTGAATTACGCTTCATCTGCATCAATGACTGGCTAGCGGCGATCAACGGTAGATCGGTCGCTGAGCACATTGGGCGACGGCTAGGTGAAGTGGTGCCAGAGTTTGCCGACGCAGTAGAGCCGCTATACCGGCAAGTGTTGGCCTCGCGACTGCCCGCTTTAAATGTAGAACTTTGTAGCTGCACTGCGACAGAGCCCCAAGTTGAACGTACCTGGCTGGTGAGCTATTACCCAGTTATCGACGCTCAGGATGTCTTACTCGGCGTCAGTACAGTGGTCCAAGACATCACTGAGCGCAAGCAGGCTGAAGCAGCCCTGCGCAAAAATGAGGCTAAATTTCGTCGGCTGGTCGAAGCCAACATGTTTGGTGTTGCTTTCGGCGATTTCAGTGGTCGCATTACCTATGCCAATGAAGCGTTGCTACGCATGATTGGTCACACCGAAGCCGATGTCCTGAACGGCCAATTGCGCTGGGACAGGCTCACACCGTCCGAATACCTGCCCCTAGATGCGCACGCAACTGAGGAGCTGCGAATGCGGGGCGTCTCCACGCCATTTACCAAAGAGTACATTCGCCAGGATGGCAGTCGTGTTCCAATTTTGCTTGGGTCAGCTTTACTGGCTGAGCCTTATGACCAACAGGAAACTATCATCAGTTTCTATCTAGATTTGATCGAGCTGAAGCAAATTGAGTCAGCGCTACAGCGACAGCAAGAACGGCTGAATCTAGCTCAAAAAGCGGGCAAAATTGGCACGTTTGAGTGGGATATCGCAACCCATAAAATTACTTGGACTCAAGAGCTAGAAGCGCTCTATGGTTTATCTCCAGGTTGCTTTGGCGGGCAGTATCAAAACTGGCTCAAGGCGCTGCATCCCGCTGACCGGCTCAGAACTGGACAAGCGGTGCGCAAAGCCATGCGCACAGGCACTCCACTCGATACCGAGTTTCGGATCTACTGGCCCGACGGTAGCTTGCACTGGATGCTGGCTAAGGCGCATGTGTTTCAGGATGGCAGCAACAGCCGGTTGATCGGCGTAAACGTAGATATCACCGAACGGAAACAAGCTGAGGAAAGCCTTCAGGAAACCAATCAGACTCTGCAAGCGCTGATTCAAGCTTGTCCATTGGCGATCGCCGTTTTTAGCTTGGACAATGGGCAAGTTAAGCTCTGGAATCCTGCCGCTGAACTTATTTTTGGCTGGAGCGAACAGGAAGTATTGGGCTGTTTTTTGCCCTCGGTTCCACCTGATAAGCGCCAAGAATTTCTTGGTAATCTTGCTGCAATTCGCCAAGGGCAGTCTTTGGTCGGAATCGAAACTCGACGGCAGAAAAAAAACGGTCTTCCAATTGAGCTCAGTGTTTGGGCCGCTCCCCTTCAAGATGCCGAAGGCCGTTGCAACTGTGTGTCCATCGTGGCTGATATCACCGAGCGCAAACAAGCCGAGGTAGAACGCAGTCTGCTTCTGGCCCGCGAACAAGCTGCCCGAGCCCAAGCCGAAGCCGCTAACCGTCTGAAAGACGAGTTTCTGGCTACCTTGTCCCACGAATTGCGCTCGCCCCTCAATGCCATGCTGGGTTGGGCACAGTTGCTACGCACCCGCAAATTCAACGCTGCCACTACCGAGCGGGCCTTAGAAACGATTGAGCGCAATGCCCGCCTGCAAACGCAACTGGTCGAGGATTTACTGGATGTCTCCCGGATTATTCAGGGGCGGCTCGGGCTAAACCTAAGCCCGGTCGACCTGGTGCCAGTAATTGAGGCCGCTATCGAGACTGTGCGTCCCGCCGCTGAGGCCAAAAATATCCAGGTGCGAACTGAGTTGCCGGCTGAGGCCAGCCTATTAGCAGGCGATGCTGCTCGCCTGCAACAGGTGATCTGGAACCTGCTCTCCAACGCGATCAAGTTCACCCCAAGCGGCGGGCAAGTAGAAGTTCAGCTCAGCCAAAATGACGAGGCTGTGCAATTGCGAGTAAGCGACACGGGCCGAGGTATTAGTGCCGATTTCTTGCCCTACGTCTTTGACCGCTTTCGTCAAGCTGATAATTCCTCAACCCGAACCTATGGTGGTCTTGGCTTAGGATTGGCAATTGTCCGGCATCTCGTCGAATTGCATGGTGGCATGGTAGATGCCAGTAGCCCCGGTGAGGGCCAGGGGGCAACGTTTTCTGTGGTGATACCTTTACCCAAGGGTGCTCTGAGTAGCCGTTTGCAAGCGAATACGCAAACATCGCTACCCACTAATCCGGAAGCACCTCAAGACTTGCCTCAAGACCCAGGGCGTAAACCGCTCGAATCTTAA